A genomic segment from Scomber japonicus isolate fScoJap1 chromosome 11, fScoJap1.pri, whole genome shotgun sequence encodes:
- the cryba2b gene encoding beta-crystallin A2b, with product MNTQQMEQMGQFKITVWEEENFQGKRCEFMLECQNIMERGFNKIRSIKVENGPWVGYEYPEFQGQQFILEKGDYPRYEAWSGNSSYRTEHMLSFRPIKCANHSDSKVTLYECEDFQGRKFEMCDDYPSLQAMGWCSKEVPSIKINSGAWVAYQFPGYRGYQYILERDRHQGEYRNYNEYSTQAHTNQVQSIRRIQH from the exons ATGAACACTCAACAGATGGAGCAGATGGGCCAGTTCAAGATCACAGTCTGGGAGGAGGAGAACTTCCAGGGAAAGCGCTGTGAGTTCATGCTGGAGTGCCAGAACATCATGGAGAGGGGATTCAACAAGATCCGCTCCATCAAGGTTGAGAATGGACC CTGGGTGGGTTATGAGTACCCAGAGTTCCAGGGACAGCAGTTTATTCTGGAGAAGGGAGACTACCCTCGCTACGAGGCCTGGAGTGGAAACAGCAGCTACAGAACCGAGCACATGCTTTCCTTCAGACCCATCAAGTGCGCT AACCACAGTGACAGCAAGGTGACCCTGTACGAGTGCGAGGACTTCCAGGGCCGTAAGTTTGAGATGTGTGATGACTACCCCTCCCTACAGGCCATGGGCTGGTGCAGCAAGGAGGTGCCCTCTATCAAAATCAACTCCGGAGC ctgggTGGCCTACCAGTTCCCCGGTTACCGTGGCTACCAGTACATcctggagagagacagacaccaAGGCGAGTACAGAAACTACAACGAGTACAGCACCCAGGCTCACACCAACCAGGTGCAGTCCATTCGTAGGATCCAGCACTAA